The following are encoded together in the Acinetobacter radioresistens DSM 6976 = NBRC 102413 = CIP 103788 genome:
- a CDS encoding ammonium transporter produces MENVGIWVAIVIIVFVFGSIVGLRVSPREKALGLMREKARKIGLHPRLVAAPAWTKIPMATENRASMVAYYSILIPDARLPLMRARVVDQKLKVIEGDQSLDDSPIALKGIYAIDMQANCVGIYWDEETDLRATQLEDIKAYLHALAAH; encoded by the coding sequence ATGGAAAACGTTGGAATTTGGGTCGCAATCGTCATTATTGTTTTTGTGTTTGGATCTATTGTCGGGTTAAGAGTTAGCCCGCGAGAAAAAGCACTCGGCCTGATGCGAGAAAAAGCCCGTAAGATTGGCCTGCATCCGCGACTGGTTGCAGCCCCTGCCTGGACTAAAATTCCGATGGCTACAGAAAACCGTGCCAGTATGGTGGCTTATTACAGCATCCTGATTCCAGATGCCCGTCTGCCTTTAATGCGGGCGCGTGTTGTTGACCAGAAACTTAAAGTCATCGAGGGAGATCAAAGCTTGGATGATTCTCCCATTGCATTAAAAGGGATTTATGCTATTGATATGCAGGCAAACTGTGTTGGAATTTACTGGGATGAAGAAACTGATCTCAGGGCTACACAGTTAGAAGATATCAAAGCTTATCTGCATGCTTTGGCTGCTCACTAA
- the topA gene encoding type I DNA topoisomerase, with the protein MANAPRSTSKSTSASSSSAANKRALVIVESPAKAKTINKYLGSQYIVKSSVGHVRDLPTGGSAKNTDKKPAVRTKLTEADKAKKAQQALINRMGVDPEHGWEAHYEVLPGKENVVSELKKLASQVDEIYLATDLDREGEAIAWHLKEVIGGDESRYQRVVFNEITKNAIQEAFKQPGRLDTNKVHAQQARRFLDRVVGFMISPLLWEKIARGLSAGRVQSVAVKLVVEREREIRAFIPEEYWQVFADTLSKKDQIRLEAVKQAGKTLKLKNKAQTDTLLEVLKKSEFTVAQREDKPTKVNPSAPYITSTLQQAASTRLGFSVKKTMMLAQRLYEGGFITYMRTDSTFLSDDAIKMVRNHIESEYGDKYLPAKPNRYGSKAGAQEAHEAIRPSSVELKGDQLAGVERDAQRLYDLIWRQFVACQMTPAEYLSSTLTVTASDVELKAKGRILVFDGFTKIRGANKSDDDVLLPAVKVGEVLKLEKLDPSQHFTKPPARFTEASLVKELEKRGIGRPSTYAAIISTIQDRGYVKLENRRLYAEKMGEIVTDRLDESFNNLMNYAFTADLEGQLDKVATGERNWKELLDSFYGDFKQRLNNAQGDQGMRRNQPVEVPDVHCPECDRPMQIRTGTTGVFLGCSGYNLPPKERCKGTLNLVPVESLAALSDDDGAETADLMSKKRCLICGTAMDSYVIDGGRKLHICGNNPDCDGYEVEEGEFKIKGYDGPTIPCDKCDGEMQLKTGRFGPYFACNNCDNTRKVLKNGQPAPPRVDPIKMEHLRSTKHDDYFVLRDGAAGLFLAASKFPKIRETRAPKVAELRTVAGQLDPKYQFLLQAPDTDPEGNPTVVKFSRKNQQQYIGSETPEGKQTKWSLVFQNGKWTEA; encoded by the coding sequence ATGGCGAATGCTCCTCGATCCACATCCAAAAGCACCTCAGCAAGTTCGTCAAGTGCTGCCAACAAGCGTGCCTTAGTGATTGTGGAGTCGCCTGCAAAAGCGAAAACCATCAACAAGTATCTGGGTTCGCAGTACATTGTTAAATCTTCTGTTGGCCATGTGCGTGACCTGCCTACCGGTGGTTCAGCCAAAAATACCGACAAAAAACCGGCTGTCCGGACCAAACTGACCGAAGCCGACAAGGCTAAAAAGGCCCAGCAGGCTCTGATCAACCGTATGGGGGTTGACCCTGAACACGGCTGGGAAGCGCATTATGAAGTGCTACCAGGTAAAGAAAATGTAGTTTCTGAGTTAAAGAAGCTGGCATCACAAGTTGATGAAATCTATCTCGCAACGGATTTGGACCGAGAAGGTGAGGCAATTGCCTGGCACTTGAAAGAAGTAATTGGTGGTGATGAATCGCGCTACCAGCGTGTAGTGTTTAATGAGATTACTAAAAATGCCATTCAGGAAGCATTTAAGCAGCCCGGTCGCCTGGATACCAATAAGGTTCATGCCCAGCAGGCACGCCGCTTCCTCGACCGTGTTGTAGGTTTCATGATCTCGCCTTTGCTATGGGAAAAAATTGCCCGTGGCCTGTCGGCGGGCCGGGTACAGTCTGTTGCAGTCAAACTGGTGGTTGAGCGTGAACGGGAGATCCGTGCCTTTATTCCTGAAGAATACTGGCAGGTATTTGCTGATACCCTGTCTAAAAAAGACCAGATTCGTCTGGAAGCCGTAAAACAGGCGGGTAAAACCTTAAAACTAAAAAATAAGGCCCAGACTGATACGCTGCTTGAAGTACTGAAAAAGTCCGAGTTTACCGTAGCGCAGCGTGAAGACAAGCCGACCAAGGTTAATCCGAGTGCGCCTTATATTACCTCTACCCTGCAACAAGCAGCGAGCACACGTCTCGGATTTTCAGTCAAGAAAACCATGATGTTGGCCCAGCGCTTATATGAAGGCGGCTTCATTACTTATATGCGTACGGACTCAACCTTCCTGAGTGATGACGCGATTAAAATGGTACGTAACCATATTGAAAGTGAATATGGTGATAAATATTTACCGGCAAAACCGAACCGCTATGGCAGTAAAGCCGGGGCACAAGAAGCTCATGAAGCAATACGTCCATCGAGTGTAGAGCTTAAAGGTGACCAGCTTGCAGGTGTAGAGCGTGATGCCCAGCGTCTATATGACCTGATCTGGCGTCAGTTTGTAGCCTGCCAGATGACACCAGCCGAATATTTATCATCTACTCTTACGGTCACGGCTTCTGATGTCGAGTTGAAAGCCAAAGGCCGAATTCTGGTTTTTGATGGCTTTACTAAAATTCGTGGTGCAAACAAATCTGATGATGATGTACTGCTTCCTGCTGTGAAAGTGGGTGAAGTGCTTAAACTGGAGAAACTTGACCCTAGTCAGCATTTTACCAAACCACCCGCCCGTTTTACTGAGGCTTCTCTGGTAAAAGAACTGGAGAAACGCGGAATTGGCCGTCCTTCGACTTATGCTGCGATTATTTCAACAATTCAGGATCGTGGTTATGTCAAACTGGAAAACCGCCGTCTGTATGCAGAAAAAATGGGTGAGATTGTTACTGATCGCTTAGATGAAAGTTTCAATAACCTGATGAACTATGCTTTTACTGCTGACCTTGAAGGACAGCTAGATAAAGTCGCGACAGGCGAACGCAACTGGAAGGAACTACTGGACAGTTTCTATGGTGACTTTAAGCAGCGGCTGAATAATGCACAGGGTGATCAGGGGATGCGTCGTAATCAGCCGGTTGAAGTGCCTGACGTACATTGTCCGGAATGTGATCGTCCAATGCAGATCCGCACCGGAACCACCGGTGTATTCTTGGGCTGCTCAGGTTATAACCTTCCCCCTAAAGAACGCTGTAAGGGTACATTGAATCTTGTACCAGTTGAGTCACTGGCCGCACTATCTGATGATGATGGAGCAGAAACAGCCGATTTGATGTCGAAAAAACGCTGTCTGATCTGTGGAACTGCTATGGACAGCTATGTGATCGATGGTGGTCGTAAACTGCACATCTGTGGCAATAATCCGGATTGTGACGGTTATGAAGTTGAAGAAGGTGAGTTCAAGATTAAGGGTTATGATGGCCCAACAATTCCATGTGATAAATGTGATGGTGAAATGCAGCTTAAGACTGGACGTTTCGGTCCATACTTTGCCTGCAATAACTGTGACAACACCCGTAAAGTTTTGAAAAACGGGCAGCCTGCGCCACCGCGTGTTGATCCGATCAAGATGGAGCATCTGCGCTCCACCAAGCATGATGACTATTTTGTCCTACGCGATGGGGCAGCCGGTCTGTTCTTGGCAGCCAGTAAGTTTCCAAAAATCCGTGAAACCCGGGCACCTAAAGTTGCCGAGCTGCGTACAGTAGCCGGACAGCTGGATCCGAAATATCAGTTTCTATTACAGGCACCTGATACTGACCCTGAAGGTAACCCGACAGTGGTAAAATTCAGCCGTAAAAACCAACAGCAGTATATCGGCTCTGAAACACCAGAAGGTAAACAGACCAAATGGAGTTTAGTCTTCCAAAATGGTAAATGGACCGAAGCCTGA
- a CDS encoding HdeD family acid-resistance protein, which produces MKTVGNDLIRHQLHENRKWYLGIGILLVLFGILLLASLPFATLSVIFLFGILMMIGGILHFVAAFKIFRGGSRWLWALFGILYLVAGYYAFSTPVKTAIVLTNILAIFLIIAGVIRSVNAFILKPLIGWGWILLSGLLTLATGIIILMSPDAPFWVLGLFLAVDILFQGVNYLTLAAAIKRIPKSSADV; this is translated from the coding sequence ATGAAAACTGTAGGCAATGATCTCATCCGGCATCAATTACATGAAAATCGTAAATGGTATTTAGGTATTGGTATCCTTCTGGTGCTATTCGGAATATTACTATTAGCCTCCTTGCCTTTCGCAACGTTGTCCGTAATATTTTTGTTCGGTATCTTGATGATGATAGGCGGTATCTTGCACTTTGTTGCTGCCTTTAAAATTTTTAGAGGCGGTTCACGCTGGCTGTGGGCACTGTTTGGAATTCTTTATCTGGTAGCCGGTTACTATGCTTTTAGTACACCAGTTAAAACAGCAATTGTCCTGACCAATATTTTGGCTATTTTTCTGATCATTGCCGGCGTAATTCGAAGTGTAAATGCTTTTATATTAAAACCCTTAATAGGCTGGGGCTGGATCCTGCTTTCCGGGCTGCTGACTCTGGCTACCGGTATTATCATTTTGATGTCGCCCGATGCGCCGTTTTGGGTGTTAGGCTTGTTTCTGGCTGTCGATATCCTTTTTCAGGGAGTTAACTATTTAACACTGGCAGCTGCGATTAAGCGTATTCCAAAAAGTTCGGCAGATGTTTAA
- a CDS encoding glycerate kinase family protein, protein MAPTFVLAPDSFKESMTALQACHAMQNGLSKIFPEAVFIKVPMADGGEGTLDTLIAAAQGQQVKCQVTGPLPAQKVESYFGLIDAGQTAVIEMAKANGIHLLTPAERNPILTTTYGTGEMIRLALELGVSRIIIGLGGSVTNDAGAGMAQALGVHFYDNNGHEVSLGGRELDRVKTIDWSRLDPRLKSTEIIIASDVNNPLTGAQGASYIFGPQKGATPDMVLQLDHNLSHFADIVEQQLNLRKREVPGAGAAGGLGFGLLVFTGARIQSGVELVIQETQLEKYIARADYIFTGEGRLDEQSCFGKTPVGVARLARQYGKPVIACAGSIGPQADTLYEEGFTAIFGILDQCSDIIAACQNGAINLERTCENIGRILKLAEKQGR, encoded by the coding sequence ATGGCACCTACCTTTGTACTTGCTCCTGATTCTTTTAAAGAAAGTATGACTGCACTACAAGCCTGTCATGCCATGCAAAACGGACTCAGTAAAATATTTCCTGAAGCTGTGTTTATAAAAGTTCCTATGGCAGATGGCGGAGAGGGTACATTAGATACACTGATTGCCGCTGCTCAGGGACAGCAAGTTAAATGTCAGGTCACGGGTCCTCTACCTGCCCAGAAAGTTGAAAGCTATTTTGGTCTTATCGATGCTGGCCAGACTGCTGTGATTGAAATGGCTAAAGCCAATGGTATTCATCTGCTTACTCCGGCAGAACGTAACCCGATTTTAACCACAACCTATGGTACTGGTGAGATGATTCGTCTGGCACTGGAATTAGGTGTATCCAGAATTATTATTGGGCTCGGTGGGAGTGTTACTAATGATGCCGGAGCAGGTATGGCGCAGGCACTAGGTGTACATTTTTATGATAATAATGGCCATGAAGTATCTTTAGGGGGTAGGGAACTTGATCGGGTAAAAACAATCGACTGGTCTCGACTGGACCCACGCTTGAAGTCTACAGAAATTATTATTGCCAGTGATGTCAATAACCCGTTAACTGGAGCGCAGGGAGCTTCTTATATTTTTGGTCCGCAAAAGGGTGCTACGCCTGATATGGTTTTACAACTAGATCATAACCTCAGCCATTTTGCAGATATTGTAGAACAGCAGTTAAACCTGAGAAAACGCGAAGTTCCTGGCGCAGGTGCGGCAGGGGGGCTTGGATTTGGCTTGTTAGTTTTTACGGGTGCCCGGATTCAGTCAGGTGTTGAACTGGTTATACAGGAAACCCAGCTGGAAAAATATATTGCCCGGGCTGACTATATTTTTACTGGTGAAGGGAGACTGGATGAACAGTCCTGTTTTGGTAAAACTCCGGTGGGAGTCGCTCGTCTGGCTCGACAGTATGGTAAACCTGTGATCGCCTGTGCGGGGAGTATTGGCCCACAAGCTGACACTCTGTATGAAGAAGGTTTTACTGCAATTTTCGGAATTCTGGACCAGTGCAGCGATATTATCGCAGCTTGCCAAAATGGAGCCATTAATTTGGAGCGTACTTGCGAAAATATCGGTCGTATTTTAAAACTGGCTGAAAAGCAGGGTAGATGA
- a CDS encoding ATP-dependent helicase, with protein MSLSTLIDELNLEQKQAATTTAQNCLVLAGAGCGKTKTIVARAAYLIDQGIPADQIQILTFTRRAASEIVTRVEQHLGAKARGLRASTFHTFCMYLLRRNSQAFGLGQFSIIDRDDQILMFRLLRGKDKESVLPKAAQLCDIYSYARNTRNKLSEAIAQQWPDALEHKAQIAELMQAYEQRKRERNFLDYDDILAIVAVHLQHSEALVNWVTRLCSVLLVDEMQDTNPLQWALLQPLVGKIKLFCVGDDAQSIYGFRGADFENIHHFKEHVPDAEVLNLDFNYRSTQEILDLSNWLLDKSPLHYDKHLIAARGRGIKPQLHLFSNEFEEANWIAQDLIKRQYTGAQWYEHMILVRSSFTARHLEAALINANIPYKFVGGVKLLESAHVKDMLSMLRVVANPQDDIAWMRFLTLWNGVGDVGASKLAHELIQLSDIDMRCERLEQHGRVELKAILMMKQLDVLQHEVEVCISLAVEALSEQLEDNYKNKEWSRRLKDFDLVKQLARKHNSLAGFLEEYVLEPISVSEVERSTDQDLVTLITIHSAKGAEQKVCYVPHVSPSQYPHARAQGDFDQVEEERRVLYVALTRAQDELILTKQEFSSWAQDKYDEQGRIIESYFLNDLPESLVDVQIHQPSSRSFVQKRWNNSAAINLGFGIDLD; from the coding sequence ATGAGTTTAAGTACCCTGATTGATGAGTTAAATCTAGAACAGAAACAGGCGGCTACCACCACTGCCCAGAATTGTCTGGTCCTGGCGGGTGCCGGGTGTGGCAAAACCAAAACAATTGTAGCCCGGGCTGCTTACTTGATTGATCAGGGTATACCCGCTGACCAGATTCAGATCTTGACCTTTACCCGTCGTGCTGCGAGTGAAATTGTCACTCGGGTAGAGCAGCACCTCGGAGCAAAAGCCCGGGGTCTGCGTGCCTCAACATTCCATACCTTTTGTATGTACCTGCTGCGCCGTAATTCTCAGGCATTTGGACTGGGCCAGTTCAGTATTATTGACCGTGATGACCAGATACTGATGTTCCGGCTGTTACGTGGCAAAGATAAAGAGAGTGTATTGCCCAAGGCAGCACAGCTTTGTGATATTTATTCATATGCCCGTAATACCCGGAACAAACTGAGTGAAGCAATTGCACAGCAATGGCCAGATGCTTTGGAACATAAGGCACAGATCGCTGAACTCATGCAAGCTTATGAACAGCGAAAGCGTGAGCGTAATTTTCTGGACTATGATGATATTCTGGCAATTGTAGCGGTGCACTTACAACATTCAGAAGCACTGGTTAACTGGGTAACCCGACTGTGTTCAGTTCTGCTGGTTGATGAAATGCAGGATACTAATCCGCTGCAATGGGCTTTACTACAGCCCTTGGTGGGTAAAATCAAACTATTCTGTGTGGGTGATGACGCACAGTCGATTTATGGCTTTCGGGGGGCTGATTTTGAGAATATCCATCATTTTAAAGAACATGTGCCTGATGCCGAGGTATTAAATCTGGATTTTAATTACCGCTCTACTCAGGAGATTTTGGATTTATCTAACTGGCTGCTTGATAAAAGTCCACTTCATTACGATAAACATCTGATTGCCGCTCGAGGCCGCGGAATAAAACCACAATTGCACCTGTTCAGTAATGAATTTGAAGAGGCTAACTGGATCGCTCAAGATCTGATCAAGCGTCAATACACAGGCGCCCAGTGGTATGAGCATATGATTTTGGTACGTTCTTCTTTTACTGCACGGCATTTGGAAGCGGCATTAATCAATGCCAATATCCCCTATAAATTTGTGGGTGGGGTAAAACTGCTTGAATCTGCGCATGTAAAAGATATGCTGAGCATGCTGCGGGTGGTAGCTAATCCACAGGATGATATTGCCTGGATGCGTTTTCTGACGCTCTGGAATGGTGTAGGAGATGTAGGTGCCAGCAAGCTCGCTCATGAACTGATTCAGTTGTCTGATATTGATATGCGTTGTGAGCGGCTGGAACAGCATGGCCGGGTAGAACTTAAAGCAATACTGATGATGAAACAGCTAGATGTTTTACAACATGAAGTCGAGGTTTGTATCAGTCTTGCTGTAGAAGCACTCTCTGAACAGCTAGAAGATAATTACAAAAACAAAGAATGGTCCAGACGTCTGAAAGACTTTGATCTGGTCAAGCAATTAGCCCGTAAACATAACAGCCTGGCCGGTTTTCTTGAAGAATATGTACTGGAGCCTATTTCGGTGTCAGAAGTGGAGCGTAGCACTGATCAGGATCTGGTTACCCTGATTACTATCCATTCTGCCAAGGGAGCAGAGCAAAAAGTCTGTTACGTTCCTCATGTTTCACCAAGTCAGTATCCACATGCTCGTGCACAGGGTGATTTTGACCAAGTAGAAGAAGAGCGCCGTGTTCTGTATGTAGCATTGACCCGGGCGCAGGATGAGCTGATTCTGACCAAGCAGGAATTCAGTAGCTGGGCACAAGATAAATATGATGAACAGGGCCGTATCATTGAAAGTTATTTTTTAAATGACTTGCCTGAATCACTGGTCGATGTGCAGATCCATCAACCGTCATCGCGCAGTTTTGTGCAAAAACGCTGGAATAATTCAGCTGCAATAAATTTAGGTTTTGGTATAGATCTCGATTAA
- a CDS encoding RNA recognition motif domain-containing protein: MKILVRNLERTVTEAELLELFKAYGTVDSCQLVLDAQTGKSKGFAFVEMPHGREAVKAIKGLNTLRLHGHGIRVKAAEDKPKA, translated from the coding sequence ATGAAAATTTTAGTACGCAACCTGGAACGTACCGTCACTGAAGCTGAACTGCTAGAGCTGTTTAAGGCCTATGGTACGGTTGACTCCTGCCAGCTAGTACTTGATGCACAAACTGGCAAGTCTAAAGGCTTTGCCTTTGTTGAAATGCCACATGGGCGTGAAGCTGTAAAAGCAATCAAGGGTCTCAATACCTTGCGACTGCATGGTCATGGTATTCGCGTAAAAGCTGCGGAAGACAAGCCTAAGGCTTAA
- a CDS encoding DUF6586 family protein — translation MSRVARFHADRTNQKLYFARLACQQAEQIEHVQQAQAYREAAVFHLHGSLLAFLQELARYYRLNDSQPTLKSIEEQMADKGQVSPEVVVMQQLAKHGFIAELKRAYRLCQYAPEPNAPVPEEETSSNLIIKVTQGPQSWLPDVKILREWHRELTQLIDGFRNEMVEF, via the coding sequence ATGTCCCGTGTTGCCCGCTTTCATGCTGACCGTACTAACCAGAAACTCTATTTTGCACGTCTGGCTTGCCAGCAGGCAGAGCAGATTGAGCATGTACAGCAGGCACAGGCTTATCGTGAGGCTGCTGTGTTTCATCTGCATGGTTCATTACTGGCATTTTTACAGGAACTGGCCCGTTATTACCGCTTAAATGATTCACAGCCTACCTTAAAGTCAATTGAGGAACAGATGGCAGATAAAGGACAGGTTTCGCCTGAAGTGGTCGTTATGCAGCAACTGGCCAAACATGGCTTTATTGCCGAGCTTAAGCGGGCTTATCGCTTATGCCAGTATGCACCTGAACCTAATGCTCCTGTACCTGAAGAAGAGACCTCATCCAATCTGATTATTAAAGTCACCCAAGGCCCACAAAGCTGGTTGCCAGATGTTAAAATTCTGCGGGAATGGCACCGTGAACTGACCCAGCTGATTGATGGTTTTCGTAATGAAATGGTTGAGTTCTAA
- a CDS encoding cation:proton antiporter codes for MPHDVDLIILLAVGFGIALIFGYIAARLRLPPLIGYLIAGIIISPNTPGMVGDIQLANQLAELGVMFLMFGVGMHFSLNDLLQVRRIAVPGAILQITVATLLGIGISMLWGWSFGSALVFGLSLSCASTVVLLKALGDRGLLESVNGKIAVGWLLVEDLVMVLVLVLLPATAVLLGGTPLSDGSGDENIWLTLGLTLLKVTGFIAFMLIIGKRLVPMIMQFVARLGSRELFTLTVVAAAVSIAYGSYAVFGVSMALGAFFAGMVVKESDFSHRAEEETLPLREIFSVLFFVSVGMLFDPRILVEEPVHILGVVAIIMIGKTLAAMALVLFFRYPINTALTVGASLAQIGEFSFILATLGLSLGLLSLEGQNLILAGALISISLNSFIFSAIEPAQRWIRERSHLARLLERSGDPLAMLPDEVSQDYLRDQVVIVGHGEVGRRITRTLMQENIKVVIAEENREIVEKLRERGIAAVSGVATEPGVLIQAHIMHARLLVLSPMDIVNVHRIIDIAKQLNPQIQVLICAESKEEAEVIRAENIGEVFFAKEEMAKNMSNHILNQIEIAHHTAPTH; via the coding sequence GTGCCTCATGACGTAGATCTCATTATTTTACTGGCAGTCGGTTTTGGTATTGCTCTGATCTTTGGCTATATTGCTGCCCGTCTACGCCTTCCTCCCCTGATTGGCTATCTTATTGCCGGTATCATTATTAGCCCCAACACCCCAGGTATGGTGGGTGATATTCAACTGGCCAACCAGTTAGCCGAACTTGGTGTAATGTTTCTAATGTTTGGTGTGGGCATGCATTTCTCGCTTAATGACCTGCTTCAGGTTAGGCGAATTGCTGTGCCAGGCGCAATTTTACAGATTACAGTAGCAACACTGCTGGGAATCGGTATTAGCATGTTATGGGGCTGGAGTTTCGGCTCAGCTCTGGTCTTTGGTTTAAGTCTTTCCTGTGCCAGTACAGTCGTTTTACTTAAAGCACTGGGTGACCGTGGCCTGCTCGAATCAGTCAACGGCAAAATTGCTGTAGGCTGGCTACTGGTTGAAGATCTGGTTATGGTACTGGTATTGGTGCTGCTTCCTGCTACTGCAGTGCTTTTAGGCGGAACACCACTATCTGATGGTAGTGGCGATGAAAATATCTGGCTTACTTTAGGTCTGACTTTACTTAAAGTGACCGGTTTTATTGCTTTTATGCTGATTATTGGAAAACGCCTAGTCCCAATGATTATGCAGTTTGTCGCACGTCTGGGTTCTCGTGAACTTTTTACTTTAACTGTGGTTGCTGCGGCAGTTTCAATTGCTTATGGCTCATATGCGGTTTTCGGCGTATCGATGGCACTGGGAGCTTTCTTTGCCGGTATGGTAGTCAAGGAATCAGATTTTAGTCATCGTGCTGAAGAGGAAACCTTACCACTGCGTGAAATTTTTTCGGTACTGTTTTTCGTTTCAGTTGGCATGTTATTCGACCCTCGGATTCTAGTCGAAGAACCTGTTCACATTTTAGGTGTAGTCGCCATTATTATGATCGGCAAGACACTGGCAGCGATGGCACTGGTCCTGTTCTTCCGTTATCCGATTAATACAGCCCTGACTGTCGGTGCCTCACTGGCACAAATTGGTGAATTCTCTTTTATCCTGGCCACATTAGGCTTATCTTTAGGTCTGCTTAGCCTGGAAGGCCAGAATCTGATTTTGGCAGGGGCCCTCATTTCGATTAGCCTGAACTCATTTATTTTCTCTGCCATTGAACCAGCACAGCGCTGGATTCGTGAACGATCTCATTTAGCCCGGCTACTGGAGCGTAGCGGTGACCCGCTTGCGATGCTACCGGATGAAGTATCTCAGGATTATCTGCGCGACCAGGTGGTAATTGTTGGGCATGGGGAAGTTGGCCGTCGCATCACTCGCACTTTAATGCAAGAGAATATCAAAGTTGTTATTGCTGAAGAAAACCGCGAAATAGTAGAGAAATTACGTGAGCGGGGTATTGCTGCGGTCAGTGGCGTTGCAACTGAGCCTGGTGTATTGATACAGGCCCATATTATGCATGCACGACTGTTAGTATTGTCGCCCATGGACATTGTAAATGTGCATCGTATTATCGATATTGCCAAACAGCTAAATCCACAGATTCAGGTACTGATCTGTGCGGAAAGTAAGGAAGAGGCTGAAGTTATCCGGGCAGAAAATATTGGCGAGGTATTCTTTGCCAAAGAAGAAATGGCTAAAAATATGAGTAATCATATCTTGAACCAGATCGAAATTGCGCACCATACAGCCCCGACACACTAG
- the rpmG gene encoding 50S ribosomal protein L33, with protein sequence MRDKIRLVSSAGTGYFYTTTKNKRTMPEKMEIKKFDPKIRQHVIFKEAKIK encoded by the coding sequence ATGCGTGACAAAATTCGCCTAGTTTCGTCTGCTGGTACTGGTTATTTCTATACCACGACTAAAAACAAACGTACAATGCCTGAAAAAATGGAAATCAAAAAGTTTGACCCAAAAATCCGTCAACACGTGATTTTCAAAGAAGCTAAAATCAAGTAA
- the rpmB gene encoding 50S ribosomal protein L28 gives MSKVCQVTGKRPVVGNNVSHANNKTKRRFEPNLHHHRFWLESEKRFVRLRLTTKGMRIIDKLGIEKVVADLRAQGQKI, from the coding sequence ATGTCTAAGGTTTGCCAAGTTACCGGCAAGCGTCCAGTCGTTGGTAACAACGTCTCACACGCCAACAACAAAACCAAGCGCCGGTTCGAGCCGAACCTGCACCACCACCGTTTCTGGTTAGAAAGCGAAAAGCGTTTTGTACGTCTTCGTCTGACCACTAAAGGTATGCGTATTATCGACAAATTGGGCATTGAAAAGGTTGTAGCTGATCTTCGTGCTCAAGGCCAAAAGATCTAA